A window of Mesomycoplasma lagogenitalium contains these coding sequences:
- the rsmA gene encoding 16S rRNA (adenine(1518)-N(6)/adenine(1519)-N(6))-dimethyltransferase RsmA: MINKNIKAKKSLGQNFLVDKNVINKILKIANIENEDVIEIGPGQGALTTHLVNLANRVLAFEIDKDMIEILNSSIINDNFTLVHQDFLETDLNFENKWAVVANLPYYITSKILFKIFENINSFSKLTIMVQEEVADRIVAKVKTPSYGKLSISCQYLASVKKEFIVLPNSFVPKPKVNSAIVTFSFYPDLKQKEINLFLEFIKKCFSMKRKTLINNLKLFLDSNKIELIFNSLNLKLNIRPQEIDLISYKKMFKLLNN; the protein is encoded by the coding sequence ATGATAAATAAAAATATTAAAGCAAAAAAAAGTTTGGGTCAAAATTTTTTAGTTGATAAAAATGTTATTAATAAAATATTGAAAATTGCTAATATAGAAAATGAAGATGTTATCGAAATCGGACCTGGTCAAGGAGCTTTAACAACTCATTTAGTTAATTTAGCAAACCGTGTATTGGCATTTGAAATTGATAAAGATATGATTGAAATTTTAAATTCTTCAATAATAAATGATAATTTTACTTTAGTTCACCAAGATTTTTTAGAAACTGATTTAAATTTTGAAAATAAATGAGCAGTAGTTGCTAATTTACCTTACTATATAACTAGCAAAATTCTTTTTAAAATATTTGAAAATATTAATTCTTTTTCAAAATTAACTATTATGGTTCAAGAAGAAGTTGCTGATCGAATTGTAGCAAAAGTAAAAACTCCGAGTTATGGAAAATTATCGATTTCTTGCCAGTATCTAGCGAGTGTTAAAAAAGAATTTATCGTTTTGCCTAATAGTTTTGTTCCTAAGCCGAAAGTAAATTCAGCAATTGTGACATTTAGTTTCTATCCAGATTTAAAACAAAAGGAAATAAATTTATTTTTAGAATTTATTAAAAAGTGTTTTTCTATGAAACGAAAAACATTAATTAACAATTTAAAATTATTTTTAGATTCAAATAAAATTGAGTTAATTTTTAATTCATTAAATTTAAAATTAAATATTAGACCACAAGAAATTGATTTAATTTCTTACAAAAAAATGTTTAAATTGCTTAATAATTAA
- a CDS encoding phosphotransferase, which yields MKFSFIPKKFLKNIKNIKIFYSGKQNKTYIGDYQNIKVQIRVPNINNDFVNWKNEKEVIKCNSDFLYYKNGVFIKKWIEASTLKKINLNQEIITKIFQEIENFSLLPLTKIKKFDWKTKEINDLKYRKLVRKYKNDQLFVSHGDLRKKNILFTNKNEIYLIDFEWTRLNNKYFDLVCLNLYLKISKKLIIDYFKLDKQKFNDFAYMIKKFNNHWIKKHYNGKI from the coding sequence ATGAAATTTTCTTTTATTCCTAAAAAATTTTTAAAAAATATAAAAAATATTAAGATTTTTTACTCAGGGAAGCAAAATAAAACCTACATTGGTGATTATCAAAATATAAAAGTTCAAATTAGAGTTCCTAATATAAATAATGATTTTGTTAATTGAAAAAATGAAAAAGAAGTTATTAAATGTAATTCTGATTTTTTGTATTATAAAAATGGAGTTTTTATTAAAAAGTGAATAGAAGCATCAACATTAAAAAAAATTAATTTAAATCAAGAAATAATTACTAAAATTTTTCAAGAAATAGAAAATTTTTCTTTATTACCTTTGACAAAAATAAAAAAGTTTGATTGAAAAACAAAAGAAATAAATGATTTAAAGTATCGAAAATTAGTAAGAAAATATAAAAATGACCAATTGTTTGTTTCACACGGAGATTTAAGAAAAAAAAATATTTTATTTACAAATAAAAATGAAATTTATTTAATCGATTTTGAATGAACTAGATTAAATAATAAATATTTTGATTTAGTATGTTTAAATCTCTATTTAAAAATTAGTAAAAAACTAATTATCGATTATTTTAAACTAGACAAACAAAAATTTAATGATTTTGCATATATGATAAAAAAGTTTAATAATCACTGAATAAAAAAACATTATAATGGTAAAATTTAA
- the rsmG gene encoding 16S rRNA (guanine(527)-N(7))-methyltransferase RsmG produces MTFKQRVKEFINNDLIFSKMEKYVKLIEDKNKVMNLTGFKDDVLWEEGIYESLIFMDRSFTKHINEKQNLVLDIGAGAGFPSVPYLIYNSNIKLTIYEPIQKRVDFLNLVSKELNLNIEVLKIRAEKSIEYEKFDFICARAVTDLKKLIEITNHLGKINSVFSFLKGPKVFQEWEEAKWIIDQLHIENIQNIKIDTKNLKENFTFSFVKKLKTKDGFPRKWENIVKK; encoded by the coding sequence ATGACCTTTAAACAAAGGGTTAAAGAATTTATAAATAATGATTTAATTTTTTCTAAAATGGAAAAATATGTAAAATTGATTGAAGACAAAAATAAAGTTATGAATTTAACTGGCTTTAAAGATGATGTTCTTTGAGAAGAAGGAATTTATGAATCATTAATTTTTATGGATCGAAGTTTTACAAAACACATTAATGAAAAACAGAATTTAGTTTTAGATATCGGTGCAGGTGCGGGGTTTCCATCTGTGCCTTATTTAATTTACAATTCAAATATAAAATTAACAATATATGAGCCTATACAAAAAAGGGTTGATTTTTTAAATTTAGTTTCTAAAGAATTAAATTTAAATATAGAGGTACTTAAGATTAGAGCAGAAAAATCAATTGAATATGAAAAATTCGATTTTATTTGCGCTAGAGCTGTAACAGATTTGAAAAAATTAATCGAAATTACAAATCATTTAGGAAAAATTAATTCAGTTTTTTCCTTTTTAAAAGGTCCGAAAGTATTTCAAGAATGAGAAGAAGCAAAATGAATAATAGATCAGCTGCATATAGAAAATATACAAAATATTAAAATTGATACAAAAAATTTAAAAGAGAATTTTACTTTTTCTTTTGTTAAAAAGCTAAAAACTAAAGACGGTTTTCCCAGAAAATGAGAAAATATCGTAAAAAAATAG
- a CDS encoding ribose-phosphate pyrophosphokinase, which translates to MSNTERNVLFGMENSLNLAQKISERVKLPLTPIKKEVFADGEILLSSTETVRNSNVFIVASTHTPVNDNIMELLIFIDSLKRASAKEITVILSYYGYARQDRKAKGRQPIAAKLVANLLETAGATKIIAVDLHNPSIQGFFNIPLDDLRGQYVLARRLREKHKDFTVVSPDHGGAVRARILSELISDSVKIAIIDKRRVGTNQIEVLGMIGTIDSEHAVLVDDIIDTGGTILNAAKIVKEHGAKTVTIVATHGIFSKGFEAFEQSEYVDKVIISDSIDRTQLLEKYTKLEVVSLCDFISQVIIATINRSSVSDIYKGFRNDL; encoded by the coding sequence ATGTCTAACACAGAAAGAAATGTGCTATTTGGAATGGAAAATTCTTTGAATTTAGCACAGAAAATATCAGAAAGAGTTAAATTACCATTAACACCAATTAAAAAAGAAGTGTTTGCAGATGGAGAAATTTTGTTAAGCTCCACAGAAACCGTTAGAAATTCTAATGTTTTTATTGTCGCAAGCACCCACACACCTGTTAATGACAATATTATGGAATTATTAATCTTTATTGATTCATTGAAAAGAGCAAGTGCAAAAGAAATAACAGTTATTTTATCATATTACGGATATGCAAGACAAGATAGAAAAGCAAAGGGAAGACAACCGATTGCCGCTAAATTAGTTGCTAATTTATTAGAAACAGCAGGGGCAACAAAAATAATTGCAGTTGATTTACATAATCCATCTATTCAAGGTTTTTTCAATATTCCGCTTGACGATTTGAGGGGACAATATGTTTTAGCTCGTAGATTAAGAGAAAAACATAAAGATTTTACAGTTGTTTCACCTGATCATGGTGGAGCAGTTAGAGCTAGAATTTTATCTGAATTAATTTCAGATTCTGTTAAAATCGCTATTATTGACAAAAGAAGAGTAGGAACTAATCAAATTGAAGTTTTAGGAATGATAGGTACAATCGATAGCGAACATGCGGTTTTGGTTGATGATATTATTGACACAGGTGGAACAATTTTAAATGCTGCTAAAATAGTTAAAGAACACGGAGCAAAAACCGTAACAATTGTAGCCACTCACGGAATATTTTCAAAAGGATTTGAAGCATTTGAGCAAAGCGAATATGTTGATAAGGTTATTATTTCCGATTCTATTGATAGAACACAATTACTTGAAAAATACACAAAATTAGAAGTGGTTTCTTTATGCGATTTCATTTCTCAAGTTATAATAGCTACAATAAATAGATCATCAGTTTCTGATATTTACAAAGGATTTAGAAATGACCTTTAA
- a CDS encoding phosphotransferase — protein MKIKIEKGLTNNSYKDGQFFYQEKKKNSFNHRINYDLLSNLDFVPKMIHNNDKDIYFDWIEGKEIEVNDINLAKVAHLMKTLHNSKLDFPPSNHASRIKEYRKILVEKNIKIPVIDKYFKKINLILRNMKKDIPLHNDLWLENIIIDKNEKIWFVDWEYASKGDKHFDLAYFIESCRLSDEQETVFLNAYDDYDYEYVLQHRILVLYLTILWLHTFPENNMPFGDQEFIEKIDSISNKLEERQREWKKIKF, from the coding sequence ATGAAAATTAAAATTGAAAAGGGACTAACAAATAATTCTTATAAAGATGGTCAATTTTTTTATCAAGAAAAAAAGAAAAATTCTTTTAATCATAGAATAAACTACGATCTTTTAAGTAATTTAGATTTTGTTCCAAAAATGATACATAATAATGATAAAGATATTTACTTTGATTGAATTGAAGGGAAAGAAATAGAAGTTAATGATATTAATTTAGCAAAAGTAGCACATTTGATGAAAACTCTTCATAATTCTAAATTAGATTTTCCACCATCCAATCATGCTTCAAGAATAAAAGAATATCGTAAAATATTAGTTGAAAAAAACATTAAAATTCCTGTTATTGATAAATATTTTAAAAAAATTAATTTAATTTTAAGAAATATGAAAAAGGATATTCCTTTACATAATGATCTTTGATTAGAAAATATTATTATCGATAAAAATGAAAAAATTTGATTTGTTGATTGAGAATATGCATCAAAAGGTGATAAGCACTTTGATTTAGCATATTTTATAGAATCATGCCGTTTAAGCGATGAACAAGAAACAGTTTTTTTAAATGCATATGACGATTATGATTATGAATATGTTTTACAGCACAGAATTTTAGTTTTATATTTAACAATATTATGACTGCATACTTTCCCTGAAAATAATATGCCTTTTGGTGATCAAGAATTTATCGAAAAAATAGATTCAATTTCTAATAAATTAGAAGAAAGACAAAGAGAGTGAAAAAAAATAAAATTTTAA
- a CDS encoding TatD family hydrolase — protein sequence MANLKFIKLTEKYKNHFIKTEFDEGFLDFSKIENIKQNFSQVLKWMEKVKKGEQEDALKGEFLFLVDLDNEIDEILAWVNIRVADENNDLIKKVGHIGYWTNKKFRRRGLANYALETMLKHAKNTYNLDEIIITHDFNNIASEKVIKAFDYNYLGEFIEGERKYKKYILKTEILEKDLVDLHAHPLKEYYLNPNQEIKNNFINGIEKMFFIATDINETFEIDKEFRLHKNVFPVYGVHPNNIKNEPFDFHKLEKILEKKEAVAIGEIGLDYFYETNAKPEFQILALETQIKLAQKYNLPVILHIRDAHKDIYNILNKTEYKDIKFIFHSYSGDLKWTEKFLSFNNVYFSFSGVITFKKNFETRKVIELIPNDRIFSETDAPYLTPEPYRSKTNHSHYVSFVVETIALIKGIKKEKMKKIIMENVMRVFGV from the coding sequence ATGGCTAATTTAAAATTTATAAAATTAACTGAAAAATATAAAAATCACTTTATTAAAACCGAATTTGATGAAGGGTTTTTAGATTTTTCAAAAATAGAAAATATTAAACAAAACTTTTCTCAAGTGCTTAAATGGATGGAAAAAGTCAAAAAAGGAGAGCAAGAAGATGCACTTAAAGGTGAATTTTTATTTTTAGTTGATTTAGACAATGAAATAGATGAAATTTTAGCTTGAGTAAATATTCGAGTTGCAGATGAAAATAATGATTTAATTAAAAAAGTAGGGCACATTGGTTATTGAACCAACAAAAAGTTTCGCCGAAGAGGATTAGCAAATTATGCTCTTGAAACGATGTTAAAACATGCAAAAAATACATATAATTTAGATGAAATAATTATTACTCATGATTTTAATAATATTGCTTCAGAAAAAGTTATCAAAGCATTTGACTATAATTATTTAGGCGAATTTATTGAAGGTGAACGAAAATATAAAAAATATATTTTAAAAACAGAAATTTTGGAAAAAGATTTAGTGGATTTACATGCTCATCCATTAAAAGAATATTATTTAAATCCAAATCAAGAAATAAAAAACAATTTTATAAACGGGATTGAAAAAATGTTTTTTATTGCCACTGATATAAATGAAACATTTGAAATTGATAAAGAATTTAGATTACATAAAAATGTCTTTCCTGTTTATGGAGTTCATCCTAATAATATAAAAAACGAGCCGTTTGATTTTCATAAACTTGAAAAAATTTTAGAAAAAAAAGAAGCTGTTGCAATTGGAGAAATTGGATTAGATTATTTTTATGAAACCAATGCTAAACCCGAATTTCAAATTCTAGCACTTGAAACCCAAATTAAATTAGCTCAAAAATATAATTTACCAGTGATTTTACATATTAGAGATGCTCATAAAGATATTTATAATATTTTAAATAAAACTGAATATAAAGATATAAAATTTATTTTTCATTCATATTCAGGTGATTTAAAATGAACAGAAAAATTTTTAAGTTTTAATAATGTTTATTTTTCTTTTTCCGGTGTAATAACTTTCAAAAAAAATTTTGAAACTAGAAAAGTTATTGAACTGATTCCTAATGATAGAATATTCAGTGAAACTGATGCTCCGTATTTAACTCCTGAACCGTATAGATCTAAAACTAACCATTCTCATTATGTTTCATTTGTTGTAGAAACTATAGCATTAATTAAGGGGATAAAAAAAGAAAAAATGAAGAAAATAATTATGGAAAATGTTATGAGAGTTTTTGGTGTTTAA
- a CDS encoding cation-translocating P-type ATPase — MALLNNNESKTDLQQGLTSSEAKKRLEKYGLNTIKANKKDNIFLVFLKQFKDFMIILLLIATVFSYSVAIYEYVAHSDRDQKEIIISFIEPTIILIVVVLNSMLGTYQEIKSNQAVRALENSNKLNAKVIRDGILQIIPAEEVVIGDLIVVEAGDSIPADAKIIESFSFNVVESALTGESLSVEKKPSSEDLKHLPLGDQTNMIFLGTNVVNGRATAIVIATEKDTEMGKINKSIQEQTVNLTPLQIKLEKLSKIFGISGVILLFVTALAQILLTNAFSGNWSSPESYSNSIVVGISLAIAAIPEGLITFTTVLLAIGVAKMTKRNAIIKSFPAIETLGSTNIICSDKTGTLTENKMTVVDFYDNEKPELKDKFENSKALWALVGCCDASINVNEKGELVEVGDPTETGILKFGLKHNISSVSFFEKYNKIASLPFDSDRKMMSILVGDEKEKILITKGAPDVIFSKCNNYDQKFSKINEQWSNKAYRVIAVAYKKIDPLKTDLNFEDENNLTFLGLVAMIDPPRETVKQSIKEALSAGIKPVMITGDHLTTAIAIAKSLNIYKDGDLAITGTELTQMDDKELFEKINKISVYARVNPSDKLRIVEAWQSHNQVVAMTGDGVNDAPALKRADIGCAMGITGTDVSKQAADVILTDDRFDTIVKAVKTGRETFDKVKTVIMNLLVSSIAEILIMLFGLFIFRFAFNDSIGNDTEFLVLSASQLLWVNLLTHGLPAIALGIVDNDVDVMSRKPFSKKDSIFAHGMGKKLIIQSVIISLLSLLSYLIVALVAKQQGIIGDYFVKLTSTAAFVTLGISASINSLNLMSSRNIILCKFSKYKWVYLASTFSLICVLLSAFVPGLRDVFRNADISLLQDLGIYNHIYWIIPILLGFGLLIYCEIEKIIYLVKKHLLNK, encoded by the coding sequence ATGGCACTTTTAAATAATAATGAATCCAAAACTGATTTGCAACAAGGTTTAACATCCTCTGAAGCAAAAAAACGTTTGGAAAAATATGGATTAAATACAATAAAAGCTAATAAAAAGGACAATATCTTTCTTGTGTTTTTAAAGCAATTTAAAGACTTCATGATAATTTTGCTTTTAATTGCAACCGTCTTTTCTTATTCGGTCGCTATTTACGAATATGTTGCTCATTCGGATCGTGATCAAAAAGAAATTATTATTAGCTTTATAGAACCTACAATAATTTTAATTGTAGTCGTCCTTAATAGTATGCTTGGAACATATCAAGAAATCAAAAGTAATCAAGCCGTAAGGGCGCTTGAAAATAGCAACAAATTAAATGCCAAAGTAATCAGAGACGGAATTTTACAAATTATTCCCGCCGAAGAAGTTGTAATAGGGGATTTAATTGTTGTTGAAGCTGGTGATAGTATTCCTGCTGATGCTAAAATAATTGAAAGTTTTAGTTTTAATGTTGTAGAATCGGCGCTAACCGGAGAATCGCTTTCTGTTGAAAAAAAACCATCTAGTGAAGATTTAAAACATTTACCTCTTGGTGATCAAACTAATATGATTTTTTTAGGAACAAATGTTGTTAACGGAAGAGCAACAGCGATTGTTATTGCCACCGAAAAAGATACAGAAATGGGTAAAATTAACAAATCTATTCAAGAACAAACAGTTAATTTAACACCATTGCAAATAAAATTAGAAAAATTAAGTAAAATATTTGGAATTTCAGGAGTTATTTTATTATTTGTAACTGCACTAGCTCAAATATTATTAACAAATGCTTTTTCAGGAAATTGAAGTTCTCCTGAATCATATTCAAATTCAATTGTTGTCGGAATTTCTCTAGCTATTGCCGCTATACCAGAGGGATTAATAACATTTACAACTGTTTTACTGGCAATTGGTGTAGCTAAAATGACAAAAAGAAATGCAATTATAAAATCATTTCCAGCTATTGAAACTTTAGGTTCAACAAATATTATTTGTTCTGATAAAACAGGAACATTAACAGAAAACAAAATGACTGTTGTTGACTTTTATGATAATGAAAAGCCTGAATTAAAAGACAAATTCGAAAATTCAAAAGCATTATGAGCACTGGTAGGATGTTGTGATGCTTCAATTAATGTAAATGAAAAGGGAGAATTAGTAGAGGTTGGTGATCCAACTGAAACTGGAATTTTAAAATTCGGATTAAAACACAATATTTCTTCAGTTTCATTTTTTGAAAAATATAATAAAATTGCATCACTCCCATTTGATAGTGATAGAAAAATGATGTCAATTTTAGTAGGGGATGAAAAAGAAAAAATCCTCATTACTAAAGGTGCTCCTGATGTTATTTTTTCAAAATGTAATAACTACGATCAAAAATTTTCAAAAATTAATGAACAATGATCTAATAAAGCATATAGAGTAATTGCTGTTGCTTACAAAAAAATAGATCCGCTAAAAACTGATTTAAATTTTGAAGATGAAAATAACTTAACATTTTTAGGATTGGTTGCAATGATCGATCCGCCTCGTGAAACTGTAAAACAAAGCATCAAAGAAGCGCTAAGTGCAGGAATTAAACCTGTAATGATTACAGGCGACCACTTAACAACTGCTATTGCTATTGCTAAGTCATTAAACATTTATAAAGACGGAGATTTAGCAATTACAGGAACTGAATTAACTCAAATGGACGATAAAGAGTTGTTTGAAAAAATTAACAAAATAAGTGTTTATGCCAGAGTTAATCCGAGTGACAAATTAAGAATAGTAGAAGCATGACAATCACACAATCAAGTTGTAGCAATGACTGGTGATGGGGTTAATGATGCTCCAGCACTAAAACGAGCAGATATTGGATGTGCAATGGGAATTACGGGAACCGATGTTTCTAAACAAGCTGCTGACGTTATTTTAACTGATGATCGTTTTGATACAATTGTTAAAGCTGTTAAAACCGGTCGTGAAACTTTTGATAAAGTTAAAACAGTTATAATGAATCTTTTAGTTTCTTCAATTGCTGAAATATTAATAATGTTATTTGGTTTATTTATTTTCAGATTTGCATTTAACGATTCAATTGGAAACGACACAGAATTTCTTGTATTATCAGCATCTCAACTTTTATGAGTTAATTTACTAACCCATGGTTTACCGGCAATTGCTCTGGGAATCGTGGATAATGATGTTGATGTTATGTCTCGAAAACCATTTAGTAAAAAAGATAGTATTTTCGCTCATGGAATGGGTAAAAAATTAATTATTCAAAGTGTAATAATTTCACTACTTTCATTACTTTCTTACTTGATAGTTGCCTTAGTTGCTAAGCAGCAAGGAATTATTGGCGATTATTTTGTTAAATTAACTTCTACAGCCGCTTTTGTTACTTTAGGAATTTCAGCAAGTATTAATTCATTAAACTTAATGAGTAGTAGAAATATTATTTTATGTAAATTCAGCAAATACAAATGAGTATATTTAGCTTCCACATTTTCTTTAATTTGTGTACTATTGTCTGCTTTTGTACCAGGACTAAGAGATGTATTTAGAAATGCCGATATTAGTTTATTACAAGATTTAGGTATTTATAATCACATTTATTGAATTATTCCTATATTACTAGGATTTGGATTATTAATTTACTGTGAAATTGAAAAAATAATTTATTTAGTTAAAAAACATTTATTAAATAAATAA
- the nagB gene encoding glucosamine-6-phosphate deaminase, with product MKLIIEKNEDSVAQVAADIIKKEILNNKKMNICFATGNSPLKTYNNLIKMYENKEISFKNITSFNLDEYVGISKENPCSYHYFMHQNLFNKIDINPKNINLPNGNGDIKKNGQEYEKLIVQKGGIDLMILGIGVNGHIAFNEPGSKLESRTREIELTESTIEANKIYFKNKDEVPKTAISMGLATILEAKKIILIATGQSKSQAIFNTIHGEITEKNPASFLNKHNDVTLIIDEKAAKLLKN from the coding sequence ATGAAATTAATAATTGAAAAAAATGAAGATTCAGTTGCTCAAGTGGCTGCTGATATTATTAAAAAAGAAATTTTAAATAATAAAAAAATGAACATTTGTTTTGCTACAGGAAATAGTCCACTAAAAACATATAATAATTTAATAAAAATGTATGAAAATAAAGAAATTTCTTTTAAAAACATAACTTCATTTAATTTAGATGAATATGTAGGAATATCTAAAGAAAACCCTTGTTCTTATCATTATTTTATGCATCAAAATTTATTTAATAAAATTGATATTAATCCTAAAAATATTAATTTACCTAACGGTAATGGAGATATTAAAAAAAATGGACAAGAATACGAAAAATTAATTGTACAAAAAGGTGGAATTGATTTGATGATTTTAGGAATTGGTGTTAATGGGCATATTGCTTTTAATGAACCAGGATCGAAATTAGAATCAAGAACTAGAGAAATTGAATTAACAGAAAGTACTATTGAAGCAAATAAAATTTATTTTAAAAATAAAGATGAAGTTCCTAAAACTGCAATTTCAATGGGATTGGCAACGATATTGGAAGCTAAAAAAATTATTTTAATTGCTACAGGTCAATCAAAATCTCAAGCGATTTTTAATACAATTCACGGAGAAATAACAGAAAAAAATCCTGCCAGTTTTTTAAATAAGCATAATGATGTAACCTTGATAATCGATGAAAAAGCAGCTAAATTACTTAAAAATTAA
- the gpmI gene encoding 2,3-bisphosphoglycerate-independent phosphoglycerate mutase → MKRPVILTVIDGLGLRKEKQGNAFALAKTPTFDEYFKNYPHSVIQASENYVGLPKGQMGNSEVGHLNIGAGFVVYTGLSLINKAVDDKTFGKNEKFLAAFENSKKTNTPLQIMGLLSPGGVHSLENHLFELLESANENGVKKVLIHLFGDGRDVAPQSILSSLEKLNLIISKYPDYKIGSIAGRFYSMDRDKMFDRVEKGYNAILGMAENTFENVVDYVNKQYNEGIFDEFLVPAINSQVNKNDFLNNEHSVIFFNFRPDRARQLSHLILGTNLYDFNPKNKVKVNKFVSMMKYEGIDTDVAFEEVQVTHPIGKVIEGAGLTQLRLAETQKYAHVTFFMDGGNDVVYKNSERIMVPSLKVESYADAPQMSAKEITDQLLEKAKDFDLVIMNFANPDMVGHTGNLKSAIKAVEVLDEQLARIKKWVEQNNAVQFITADHGNAEVTEDENQKPATKHTSYPVMLITTDKSLKLKDGKLANIAPTILDYMKIEKPESMNEESLIIK, encoded by the coding sequence ATGAAAAGACCAGTTATTTTAACAGTTATTGATGGTTTAGGACTAAGAAAGGAAAAACAAGGAAACGCCTTTGCTTTAGCTAAGACACCAACATTTGATGAATATTTTAAAAATTATCCACATTCAGTTATTCAAGCATCTGAAAATTATGTTGGATTACCAAAAGGACAAATGGGCAATAGTGAAGTTGGGCATTTAAATATTGGAGCAGGATTTGTTGTTTATACAGGATTGTCACTAATTAATAAAGCTGTTGATGATAAAACATTTGGTAAAAATGAAAAATTTTTAGCAGCATTTGAAAATTCCAAGAAAACAAATACCCCATTACAAATTATGGGATTATTATCACCAGGTGGTGTACACTCACTAGAAAATCATTTATTTGAATTATTAGAAAGTGCTAATGAAAATGGAGTTAAAAAAGTTTTAATTCATTTATTTGGAGACGGAAGAGATGTTGCTCCTCAATCCATTTTAAGTTCTTTAGAAAAACTTAATTTAATTATTAGTAAATATCCTGATTATAAAATTGGTTCAATTGCTGGAAGATTTTATTCAATGGATAGAGATAAAATGTTTGACAGAGTTGAAAAAGGATATAATGCAATTTTAGGAATGGCTGAAAATACTTTTGAAAATGTAGTTGATTATGTAAATAAACAATATAATGAAGGTATTTTTGATGAATTTTTAGTTCCTGCAATTAACTCGCAAGTAAATAAAAATGATTTTTTAAACAATGAACATTCAGTAATTTTCTTTAATTTTAGACCAGATAGAGCAAGACAACTATCGCACTTAATTTTAGGAACTAATTTATATGATTTTAATCCTAAAAACAAAGTTAAAGTGAATAAATTTGTTTCAATGATGAAATATGAAGGAATTGATACAGATGTCGCATTTGAAGAAGTGCAAGTAACTCATCCTATCGGTAAAGTTATTGAAGGTGCAGGATTAACTCAATTAAGATTAGCAGAAACACAAAAATATGCTCATGTAACTTTCTTTATGGATGGGGGAAATGATGTTGTATATAAAAATAGTGAAAGAATTATGGTTCCTTCATTAAAAGTAGAATCATATGCTGATGCACCTCAAATGTCAGCGAAAGAAATAACTGATCAATTACTAGAAAAAGCAAAAGATTTTGATTTAGTAATTATGAATTTTGCTAATCCAGATATGGTTGGACACACTGGTAATTTAAAATCAGCTATTAAAGCAGTAGAGGTTTTAGATGAACAACTTGCTAGAATTAAAAAATGAGTTGAGCAAAATAATGCAGTACAGTTCATAACAGCAGACCATGGTAATGCCGAAGTTACTGAAGATGAAAATCAAAAACCAGCAACTAAACATACCTCCTATCCTGTAATGTTAATTACAACAGATAAATCTTTAAAATTAAAAGATGGGAAATTAGCAAATATTGCTCCTACAATTTTAGATTATATGAAAATTGAAAAACCAGAATCTATGAACGAGGAATCTTTAATAATTAAATAA